In the Fibrobacter sp. genome, one interval contains:
- a CDS encoding DegT/DnrJ/EryC1/StrS family aminotransferase, translating into MSENKTITVTSPLLPKLEDFIPMLQDIWDRKWLTNNGHYHKELEKALADYLGVKYISLFTNGTLPLITALQAMKITGEVITTPYSFVATTHSIWWNGLKPVFVDVDEKTGNIDPEKIEAAITPHTTAIMPVHVYGTPCNMKRIQEIADIYGLKIIYDAAHAFGVKKDGESVLKAGDMSTLSFHATKVYNTIEGGALVCHDEATKKRIDFLKNFGFNGETTVVAPGINSKMDEIRSAYGLLNLKQVDDAIAKRKAVAEKYREALKDVAGIRCLQDIEGVHHNYAYFPIFINEEYGVSRDNLYAKLQEHNIFGRRYFYPLISTFSAYKGLESANPKNLPVAHKLADQVLCLPMFAGLDDEGVNRVIDVVVNKK; encoded by the coding sequence ATGAGCGAAAATAAAACTATTACAGTGACGTCCCCCCTTCTTCCGAAACTGGAAGATTTCATACCCATGCTTCAGGACATCTGGGACAGAAAATGGCTAACCAACAACGGCCATTATCACAAAGAACTGGAAAAGGCTCTAGCAGACTATCTCGGGGTCAAATACATCAGCTTGTTTACCAACGGAACTCTTCCCCTTATCACCGCCTTACAGGCAATGAAAATCACCGGAGAAGTGATTACCACTCCGTATAGTTTTGTAGCCACCACCCATTCCATTTGGTGGAACGGTCTAAAGCCAGTCTTTGTTGACGTTGACGAAAAAACCGGCAACATTGACCCCGAAAAAATCGAAGCCGCAATCACGCCGCACACTACAGCGATCATGCCGGTTCATGTCTACGGTACGCCCTGCAACATGAAACGCATTCAGGAAATCGCAGACATTTACGGTCTGAAGATTATTTACGACGCGGCCCACGCCTTCGGGGTAAAGAAGGATGGAGAATCCGTTTTGAAGGCCGGCGATATGAGCACCCTTAGCTTCCACGCAACAAAAGTCTATAACACTATCGAAGGTGGAGCCCTTGTTTGTCATGACGAAGCTACCAAGAAGCGTATTGACTTCCTAAAAAACTTCGGCTTTAACGGAGAGACCACAGTAGTTGCACCCGGCATCAACAGCAAGATGGATGAAATCCGATCTGCCTATGGTCTTTTGAATCTAAAGCAGGTAGACGACGCAATCGCCAAACGCAAGGCTGTCGCGGAAAAATATCGCGAAGCATTGAAGGACGTTGCAGGCATCCGCTGTCTCCAGGATATAGAAGGAGTACACCATAACTACGCCTACTTCCCCATTTTCATCAATGAGGAATACGGCGTAAGCCGCGACAATCTTTACGCCAAATTGCAGGAACACAACATCTTTGGCCGTCGCTACTTCTATCCTCTAATCAGCACATTCTCCGCATACAAGGGTCTTGAATCAGCTAATCCTAAAAATCTTCCTGTTGCACACAAGCTGGCAGACCAGGTGCTATGCCTCCCCATGTTTGCAGGGCTTGACGATGAAGGCGTAAACCGCGTTATCGACGTTGTTGTCAACAAGAAATAA
- a CDS encoding ATP-grasp domain-containing protein — MPSKKLMLLGGLRYLIPVIEEAHKLGIYVITADYLPNNIAHKYSDEYCNVSIIDKDAVLAKARELKIDGILSHAVDPGVTTAAYVAEQMGLPFQCSYEAACIFQDKSKFRAFLAANGFNCPKAKGYDNTEDALKDIDYFNWPVIVKPVDSAGSKGVTKVESRADLPAAISTALSASISKNFVIEDFLDKVGAQSSADIFTVNGQLVYPAYSDQLFDKNAANPYTPAIEIWPASMEQKFQDDLTQQLQRLFTLLKVKSGIYNVESRVCSNGKAYIMEVSPRGGGNRIAELQDMATGQNLIQNEVKKALGMQMDNITPPVYDGVWCNYILHSSQEGTLVSINIDPKFQQKFVRNIGLIVKPGDHIVPFSGANTSLGTLFIRCQSHEELNSVLSNISQYVNIVLN, encoded by the coding sequence ATGCCCTCCAAAAAGCTGATGTTACTTGGCGGTCTCCGCTACCTCATTCCCGTCATCGAGGAAGCCCACAAACTGGGTATTTATGTCATTACAGCAGACTACCTGCCAAACAACATTGCGCATAAATACTCCGACGAGTATTGCAACGTCAGTATCATCGACAAGGATGCTGTTCTCGCAAAGGCTAGGGAACTAAAAATTGATGGAATTCTATCTCACGCGGTAGACCCTGGAGTCACCACGGCGGCGTATGTGGCAGAACAGATGGGATTACCCTTCCAATGCTCCTACGAAGCAGCCTGCATTTTCCAGGACAAGTCTAAGTTCCGAGCATTCCTTGCGGCCAATGGATTCAACTGCCCCAAGGCCAAAGGTTACGACAACACAGAAGACGCCCTTAAGGACATTGATTATTTCAACTGGCCTGTCATCGTAAAACCGGTTGACTCCGCCGGCAGTAAAGGCGTTACCAAGGTCGAAAGCAGGGCCGATTTGCCTGCAGCAATTTCTACAGCACTTTCTGCATCCATTAGCAAGAATTTCGTTATCGAAGACTTTCTCGATAAGGTGGGAGCGCAATCTAGCGCAGACATCTTTACCGTAAACGGCCAATTGGTCTATCCGGCATATTCCGATCAACTGTTTGACAAGAATGCAGCCAACCCATACACGCCTGCTATTGAAATCTGGCCCGCCTCCATGGAACAAAAATTCCAGGATGACCTAACACAGCAGCTTCAACGCCTTTTCACCTTACTAAAGGTCAAGTCCGGCATCTACAATGTGGAAAGCCGAGTTTGTTCCAACGGCAAGGCTTACATCATGGAAGTAAGCCCAAGAGGTGGCGGCAACCGCATCGCAGAACTTCAAGACATGGCTACAGGCCAAAACCTAATCCAGAACGAAGTCAAGAAAGCCTTAGGCATGCAAATGGACAACATTACGCCCCCCGTTTACGATGGGGTCTGGTGCAATTATATCCTGCATTCTTCCCAAGAGGGAACTCTGGTTTCAATAAACATCGATCCCAAATTCCAGCAGAAGTTTGTCCGCAACATCGGACTGATCGTGAAGCCAGGCGACCACATTGTGCCCTTTTCAGGAGCAAATACTTCGCTGGGAACACTATTCATCCGTTGCCAAAGCCACGAAGAATTAAACTCTGTGCTAAGCAACATCAGCCAGTACGTGAATATCGTTCTGAACTAA
- a CDS encoding ATP-grasp domain-containing protein: MSDLKGKKLLIIGATKTESDIVRYAKAAGIYTIVADYHPDSPAKKDADKAVLVDALNVDDLVELCKKEKVDGVITGFVDILLRPYMEVCKRLGLPCYITEKMLSMSTNKVDFKETCDKYGVPVPQTYLMGNKIDRKILDCISYPVFVKPLDGSGSRGAGVCHNEKELKERFEEAVSYSASGNAIIEDYISGREFLLDYIAVNGEFRLLSIFDRFMASDRGSAINYSTISMSPSKAVDFYLDNINQTVINMFKSEGFTDGVLFMQGYFDGTRIKFFEMGCRLGGSYFNHEQACLGYNAMDMIIQFALTGKMVEDINTISEESARYKKYALDCNYLLKGFDETVTTIKGMEKIESLPECIEIQKYHDVGYHYSKDRTVDRPMMVAEIVAESKDDVFRLVNFINKEYDVLNEHGDSLLMEKLDPDALFQ; encoded by the coding sequence ATGAGCGATCTAAAGGGAAAAAAACTTCTCATTATCGGCGCCACAAAAACCGAGAGTGATATTGTACGTTACGCAAAGGCTGCAGGTATATACACAATCGTCGCTGATTACCACCCAGATTCTCCGGCAAAAAAAGACGCTGACAAAGCCGTTTTAGTAGATGCACTGAATGTTGATGATCTTGTTGAGCTCTGCAAAAAAGAAAAAGTTGACGGCGTAATCACAGGCTTTGTTGACATTTTGCTTAGGCCCTACATGGAAGTTTGCAAACGACTTGGCTTGCCTTGCTATATCACTGAAAAAATGCTAAGCATGTCCACCAACAAGGTTGATTTCAAGGAAACATGTGATAAATATGGCGTTCCTGTTCCACAGACTTACCTCATGGGTAATAAAATTGACAGGAAAATTCTCGATTGCATTTCCTACCCCGTATTTGTAAAGCCTCTTGATGGCAGCGGATCTCGCGGCGCAGGAGTTTGTCATAACGAGAAAGAACTCAAGGAACGATTCGAAGAAGCTGTAAGTTATTCTGCTAGTGGAAACGCAATCATTGAAGATTATATCAGTGGACGAGAATTCCTTTTAGACTATATTGCTGTCAACGGAGAATTTAGACTTCTATCAATCTTTGATCGCTTTATGGCATCAGACCGTGGTAGTGCAATCAATTACTCCACCATCAGCATGTCGCCCTCTAAAGCCGTTGATTTCTACCTTGACAACATAAACCAGACCGTCATCAACATGTTCAAAAGCGAAGGTTTCACGGATGGAGTATTGTTCATGCAAGGATACTTCGACGGAACTAGAATTAAATTCTTTGAAATGGGTTGTCGTCTCGGAGGCTCCTATTTCAACCATGAGCAAGCTTGTCTTGGCTACAACGCCATGGACATGATTATTCAATTCGCTTTGACAGGAAAAATGGTCGAGGACATTAATACCATTAGTGAAGAATCTGCAAGGTACAAAAAATACGCATTGGACTGCAACTATCTTCTAAAGGGATTCGACGAAACCGTAACAACCATCAAGGGAATGGAAAAAATAGAATCTCTTCCTGAATGTATTGAAATCCAAAAGTATCATGATGTCGGATACCACTACAGCAAAGACCGAACTGTTGATAGACCAATGATGGTTGCTGAAATCGTCGCCGAAAGCAAGGAC